A portion of the Acidihalobacter yilgarnensis genome contains these proteins:
- a CDS encoding RNA polymerase sigma factor, which translates to MRHDSFLLESAIMGDQKAVEKLLISCRPDLQRIAKSQCASGVDPDDAVQESMMQIYSRLGALRTLTSFPAWVFAIVRRECSRLLRSMRGLTVLPDPDNIAFIYIENPGLQYDLISAIQSLPGKYRVVIILRDFEEYSISEIADKLFLTREAVKSRIHRGRQMIQEYFDD; encoded by the coding sequence ATGCGACATGATTCTTTCCTTCTTGAGTCGGCAATAATGGGCGATCAGAAAGCTGTTGAGAAATTGCTGATTTCCTGTCGCCCTGATTTACAAAGGATCGCGAAATCACAATGCGCAAGCGGCGTGGATCCGGACGATGCGGTACAGGAGTCCATGATGCAAATTTACAGCAGGCTAGGTGCACTGCGGACGCTAACCTCGTTTCCCGCATGGGTTTTCGCGATTGTGCGAAGGGAGTGCTCCCGGTTATTACGATCTATGCGTGGTCTTACGGTTTTGCCAGACCCGGATAATATTGCTTTTATTTACATTGAGAACCCAGGCTTACAGTATGATTTGATCTCAGCCATTCAATCTCTCCCCGGAAAATATCGGGTAGTAATAATTTTGCGAGACTTCGAAGAATACTCGATTTCTGAGATTGCAGATAAGCTATTTCTCACACGGGAAGCTGTTAAAAGCCGCATCCATCGCGGACGTCAAATGATTCAAGAATATTTTGATGATTAA
- a CDS encoding tetratricopeptide repeat protein, translated as MLPTIALTSAYAITNGHEERQAPTRFKSIITWEGPNKKVSRGVIANTQYKRGVRFDPTQTNIGYKNQKLWKQANYWYLKSAENGNAKAQCRLARDYAKGLGFQANAAKAIYWYRRSADQGNPIAEVNMAIAYANGIDVHSDTSRVIYWFRKSALQGNSMAENNLGIAYEVGRGAHKNYRKAIHWFSLAASKNNARAQYNLGSIYFRGLGVPKNMPRAIYWLQESAEQGDYAAKTILNYAKGVMKDKSSSVYHNKQ; from the coding sequence ATGCTACCAACCATCGCATTGACATCCGCATACGCCATTACCAACGGCCACGAAGAAAGACAGGCTCCAACACGATTTAAATCCATTATCACATGGGAGGGACCCAACAAAAAAGTGAGTAGAGGAGTGATAGCCAATACTCAATATAAGCGTGGCGTCAGGTTCGATCCAACGCAAACAAACATCGGCTATAAAAACCAAAAGTTATGGAAACAAGCGAATTATTGGTATCTAAAGTCAGCAGAAAATGGGAACGCAAAAGCACAGTGCCGATTGGCCAGGGATTATGCGAAAGGCCTTGGGTTCCAGGCCAACGCGGCAAAAGCCATCTACTGGTATCGTAGGTCAGCAGATCAGGGCAACCCAATCGCAGAAGTCAATATGGCAATTGCATATGCCAATGGCATTGATGTGCATTCCGATACAAGTAGAGTTATTTATTGGTTTAGAAAATCTGCGCTACAAGGTAATAGCATGGCTGAAAACAATCTTGGTATTGCATACGAGGTCGGTCGAGGTGCTCATAAAAATTATCGCAAGGCGATACATTGGTTCTCATTGGCTGCATCGAAAAATAATGCGCGTGCTCAATATAATCTGGGAAGCATTTATTTTCGAGGACTGGGCGTTCCCAAGAATATGCCTCGCGCTATCTATTGGCTCCAAGAATCCGCCGAACAAGGAGACTATGCGGCGAAAACAATATTAAATTACGCAAAAGGCGTTATGAAAGACAAATCGTCCAGTGTTTACCATAATAAGCAATAA
- a CDS encoding DoxX family protein has protein sequence MILNNFANFYARISEILDKISPLADLLLRLWVAEVFWRAGMVKIQSMYSTVYLFEYMYHVPLLPPIFAAYLATGIELAFPVLLVLGLGTRFAAGFLFVYNIIAVVSYPALWPTGFTDHKVWGLMLLTTLLHGPGTLSFDAAIRLWWRKTHIKNT, from the coding sequence ATGATCCTCAATAATTTCGCTAATTTTTATGCGCGTATTTCCGAGATCTTGGACAAGATATCCCCGCTAGCAGATCTACTGCTCAGACTGTGGGTCGCCGAGGTGTTCTGGCGGGCTGGCATGGTCAAGATCCAAAGCATGTATTCGACCGTGTATCTGTTCGAGTACATGTATCACGTGCCTCTGCTGCCGCCGATATTTGCAGCCTATCTCGCCACCGGCATCGAGCTGGCGTTTCCCGTGCTGCTGGTCCTCGGCCTTGGTACGCGGTTTGCTGCCGGCTTCCTGTTTGTCTACAACATCATCGCTGTGGTGTCCTACCCAGCGCTGTGGCCGACGGGTTTCACCGATCACAAGGTGTGGGGGCTGATGTTGCTGACAACACTATTACATGGCCCGGGAACCTTATCTTTCGATGCTGCTATCCGATTGTGGTGGCGTAAAACTCACATAAAGAACACATGA
- a CDS encoding multinuclear nonheme iron-dependent oxidase, giving the protein MERIGRVQEIHLAGHTRREFEDMTVLRIETHDQPVCAEIRTFYRDILVLVGARPILIECDADLPPLAVLDDPECVAPLGISDDRLSALRRIAIYRNSVLRRLRRWACTI; this is encoded by the coding sequence GTGGAGCGTATCGGTCGGGTGCAGGAAATCCACCTGGCAGGACATACGCGACGTGAATTCGAGGACATGACAGTGCTACGTATCGAGACACACGATCAGCCCGTCTGCGCCGAGATCCGGACATTCTATAGAGACATCCTGGTGCTGGTCGGCGCGCGCCCTATCCTGATCGAATGCGATGCTGACTTGCCGCCGCTTGCGGTGCTTGATGACCCGGAATGCGTCGCTCCTCTCGGGATATCCGACGACCGTCTCTCTGCCCTTCGCCGCATCGCGATCTACCGAAACTCCGTACTGCGCAGATTACGGCGATGGGCGTGCACGATATGA
- a CDS encoding BufA1 family periplasmic bufferin-type metallophore, with the protein MRSHHKILKLALASVVASATLAAVTPANAADGPQMVKCFGVNAAHRNDCKTATGSCAGSDPKARDPNAFILVPQGVCGMIAGGTTHPSEVALKREQMFHHKLMEMSPEKREMVKKMLEMKREKLHGESGS; encoded by the coding sequence ATGAGATCGCACCATAAAATATTGAAACTGGCCCTTGCTAGTGTTGTCGCATCAGCGACGCTGGCTGCGGTTACTCCGGCCAACGCGGCCGATGGACCCCAGATGGTCAAGTGCTTCGGGGTCAACGCCGCTCACCGCAACGACTGTAAGACCGCTACCGGTTCCTGCGCCGGCAGCGATCCTAAGGCGCGCGATCCGAACGCCTTCATCCTGGTGCCGCAAGGCGTATGCGGGATGATCGCGGGAGGTACAACGCATCCTAGCGAAGTTGCCCTCAAGCGCGAGCAGATGTTCCATCACAAGCTGATGGAGATGTCGCCGGAGAAACGCGAGATGGTCAAGAAAATGCTCGAAATGAAGCGCGAAAAGCTGCATGGTGAGAGTGGTTCTTGA
- a CDS encoding DUF1971 domain-containing protein, with translation MEEYHRTPEYIADNAPAGLLHDHRIKAGVWGRLVLLEGRLCYCLETAAGEAGC, from the coding sequence TTGGAGGAATATCATCGCACGCCGGAATACATCGCCGATAATGCTCCGGCCGGTTTACTCCATGATCACCGCATCAAAGCAGGGGTCTGGGGGCGTCTGGTTCTTCTAGAGGGACGGTTGTGTTACTGCCTGGAGACAGCGGCGGGGGAAGCTGGGTGCTGA